A window of Streptomyces sp. DG1A-41 contains these coding sequences:
- a CDS encoding LysM peptidoglycan-binding domain-containing M23 family metallopeptidase: MPAKGKHRRPKTQRFTRSIAVAGTGGAALALPLMGAAGAHAATPQSAPEKTVQSAPAAEKKAAEAATGARTYTVQAGDYLAKIADEQNVEGGWKKLYADNRDAVGDDPSLIHPGLKLSIGKKGAASESKSSSPSKSSASKSSKSSASKSSASKSSASKPSASKPSASKSSAAESASKPAAAKPAAAASSGYSAPVDGATVGTPYRMSGSMWSSGYHTGVDFVVPTGTSLKAVGAGTVVSAGWGGAYGNQVVIKLNDGSYAQYAHLSSLSVSAGQTVSAGQQIGLSGATGNVTGPHLHFEIRTTPDYGSDVDPVAYLRSHGVSVG, translated from the coding sequence ATGCCCGCGAAGGGTAAGCACCGCCGCCCGAAGACCCAGCGTTTCACCCGCTCCATCGCCGTCGCCGGAACCGGCGGGGCCGCTCTCGCCCTTCCGCTCATGGGGGCGGCCGGCGCCCACGCCGCCACCCCGCAGTCGGCTCCGGAAAAGACCGTCCAGTCCGCTCCGGCCGCCGAGAAGAAGGCCGCGGAAGCGGCCACGGGCGCCCGCACGTACACCGTGCAGGCCGGTGACTATCTCGCGAAGATCGCCGACGAGCAGAACGTCGAGGGGGGCTGGAAGAAGCTCTACGCGGACAACCGTGACGCCGTCGGCGACGACCCGTCGCTGATCCACCCGGGCCTGAAGCTGTCGATCGGCAAGAAGGGGGCGGCGAGCGAGTCCAAGTCCTCGTCCCCGTCGAAGTCCTCGGCCTCCAAGTCCTCGAAGTCCTCGGCTTCCAAGTCCTCGGCTTCCAAGTCCTCGGCTTCCAAGCCCTCGGCTTCCAAGCCCTCGGCCTCGAAGTCGTCCGCCGCCGAGTCGGCCTCGAAGCCGGCTGCCGCCAAGCCGGCCGCCGCGGCCTCCAGCGGCTACAGCGCCCCGGTGGACGGCGCCACCGTCGGCACCCCGTACCGCATGTCCGGCAGCATGTGGTCCAGCGGCTACCACACCGGTGTCGACTTCGTCGTCCCGACCGGTACCTCGCTCAAGGCCGTCGGCGCGGGCACGGTCGTCTCCGCCGGCTGGGGCGGCGCGTACGGCAACCAGGTCGTCATCAAGCTGAACGACGGCAGCTACGCGCAGTACGCCCACCTGTCCTCGCTCTCCGTCTCGGCCGGCCAGACCGTGAGCGCCGGACAGCAGATCGGCCTCTCCGGCGCCACCGGCAACGTGACGGGACCGCACCTGCACTTCGAGATCCGCACCACGCCGGACTACGGCTCGGACGTGGACCCGGTCGCCTACCTGCGCTCGCACGGGGTCTCCGTCGGCTGA
- a CDS encoding helix-turn-helix domain-containing protein, which produces MPGGRLTQQERQQIAQGLADGLAYAEIARGLDRPTSTITREVMRNGGPTAYRADLAHRATERRTRRRRQAVPRGAQAPVPAHGRDIEAVREYEEVFTTLLMQQGLPKMMSRVLTCLYTTDAGSLTASELVRHLQVSPASVSKAVAFLESQGLIRRERDGGRRERYAVDDDVFYQGMMASARSSAQLAETARQGVGVLGPDTPAATRLENIARFVDFVSESLVRAAEQAREVLHAKPETTSGDTGHRG; this is translated from the coding sequence ATGCCGGGAGGCAGGCTCACCCAGCAGGAACGTCAGCAGATCGCGCAGGGGCTGGCCGATGGCCTCGCCTACGCGGAGATCGCCAGAGGTCTCGATCGCCCGACCTCGACTATCACGCGTGAGGTGATGCGCAACGGCGGGCCCACCGCCTACCGTGCCGACCTTGCCCACCGCGCCACCGAACGCCGCACGCGCCGACGCAGGCAGGCCGTACCCCGGGGCGCACAGGCGCCTGTGCCGGCCCACGGGCGCGACATCGAGGCCGTGCGCGAGTACGAGGAGGTGTTCACCACCCTCCTCATGCAGCAGGGCCTGCCCAAGATGATGTCCCGAGTGCTGACCTGCCTCTACACCACCGACGCGGGCAGCCTCACCGCGTCCGAACTCGTCCGGCACCTTCAGGTCAGCCCGGCGTCCGTTTCCAAAGCGGTCGCGTTCCTCGAAAGCCAGGGCCTCATCCGCCGGGAGCGCGACGGAGGTCGCCGCGAGCGCTACGCCGTCGACGACGACGTCTTTTACCAGGGAATGATGGCCAGCGCCCGGTCCAGCGCCCAGCTCGCCGAGACCGCGCGGCAGGGCGTCGGCGTCCTCGGCCCCGACACCCCGGCCGCCACCCGCCTCGAGAACATCGCCCGCTTCGTCGACTTCGTCTCCGAGAGCCTCGTCCGCGCCGCTGAACAGGCCCGCGAGGTCCTCCACGCCAAACCCGAAACGACCTCGGGCGATACCGGCCATCGCGGATAG
- a CDS encoding aspartate aminotransferase family protein has product MTTAESASQSSQAGAFDLGRLLAERGAERYELHTRYLNHQLPRMLHTIGFDKVYERAEGAYFYDADGNDYLDMLAGFGVMGLGRHHPVVRKALHDVLDAQLADLTRFDCQPLPGLLAEKLLAHSPHLDRVFFGNSGTEAVEGALKFARFVTGRPRVLYCAHAFHGLTTGSLSVNGESGFRDGFAPLLPDTAVPLGDLDALERELRKGDVAALIVEPIQGKGVLEAPPGYLRAAQELLHRHKALLIADEVQTGLGRTGDFYGYQHEDGVEPDLVCVAKALSGGYVPVGATLAKDWIFKKVYSSMDRVLVHSASFGSNAQAMAAGLAVLSVLENEQIVADVRATGEQLRSRLAALTDKYEMLADVRGRGLMIGIEFGRPKSLKLRSRWAMLQAARKGLFAQMVVVPLLQKHRILTQVSGDHMEVIKLIPPLIIGEREVDRFVDAFTAVMDDAHDGGLVWDFGKTLVKQAVANR; this is encoded by the coding sequence ATGACAACCGCCGAGTCCGCGTCGCAGTCGTCGCAGGCCGGGGCGTTCGACCTCGGCAGGCTGCTGGCCGAACGCGGAGCCGAGCGCTACGAGCTGCACACCCGGTACCTCAACCACCAGCTCCCGCGCATGCTGCACACCATCGGCTTCGACAAGGTCTACGAGCGCGCCGAGGGTGCCTACTTCTACGACGCGGACGGCAACGACTACCTGGACATGCTCGCCGGGTTCGGGGTGATGGGCCTGGGCCGCCACCACCCCGTCGTGCGCAAGGCGCTGCACGACGTCCTGGACGCCCAGCTCGCCGACCTCACCCGGTTCGACTGCCAGCCGCTGCCCGGCCTGCTGGCCGAGAAGCTGCTCGCGCACAGCCCGCACCTGGACCGGGTGTTCTTCGGCAACAGCGGCACGGAGGCCGTCGAGGGCGCGCTGAAGTTCGCCCGGTTCGTGACCGGCAGGCCCAGGGTCCTGTACTGCGCGCACGCCTTCCACGGCCTGACCACCGGCTCCCTCTCCGTGAACGGCGAGTCCGGCTTCCGCGACGGCTTCGCCCCGCTGCTGCCCGACACGGCCGTACCGCTCGGAGATCTCGACGCGCTGGAAAGGGAGTTGAGGAAGGGTGACGTCGCCGCCCTGATCGTCGAGCCGATCCAGGGCAAGGGCGTGCTGGAGGCCCCGCCCGGCTACCTGCGGGCCGCCCAGGAACTGTTGCACCGGCACAAGGCGCTGCTCATCGCCGACGAGGTGCAGACGGGCCTCGGCCGTACCGGCGACTTCTACGGCTACCAGCACGAGGACGGCGTGGAACCCGACCTGGTGTGCGTGGCCAAGGCGCTCTCCGGCGGCTATGTGCCGGTGGGCGCCACGCTCGCCAAGGACTGGATCTTCAAGAAGGTCTACTCGTCGATGGACCGGGTGCTGGTCCACTCGGCGAGCTTCGGGTCCAACGCGCAGGCCATGGCTGCGGGCCTGGCGGTGCTGTCGGTGCTGGAGAACGAGCAGATCGTCGCCGACGTCCGCGCCACCGGGGAACAGCTCCGATCCCGCCTGGCGGCGCTGACGGACAAGTACGAGATGCTCGCCGACGTCCGCGGCCGGGGCCTGATGATCGGCATCGAGTTCGGCCGGCCGAAGTCGCTGAAGCTGCGCAGCCGCTGGGCCATGCTCCAGGCCGCGCGCAAGGGACTGTTCGCGCAGATGGTCGTCGTACCGCTGCTCCAGAAGCACCGGATCCTCACCCAGGTCTCCGGCGACCACATGGAGGTGATCAAGCTGATCCCGCCGCTGATCATCGGCGAGCGGGAGGTGGACCGGTTCGTCGACGCCTTCACCGCCGTGATGGACGACGCACACGACGGCGGGCTGGTCTGGGACTTCGGCAAGACACTCGTCAAACAGGCGGTGGCCAACCGGTAA
- a CDS encoding TetR/AcrR family transcriptional regulator, producing the protein MTRVRLSVAERRGELLRAAVEQIEARGVAAVRIADVASALGVSNALVLYHFSTKEKLVAAAFRHAAEADLAHLRKLLGRRTSALRRLRSAVRWYAPTGQAKGWRLWIEGWAAALREPALREVTQELDRQWKAALAEVITEGLAAGEFHCPDPHGTALRLTALLDGLAVQLTSYAGGVPRARAQEWAEEALARELGLEPAALTRP; encoded by the coding sequence GTGACGAGAGTCCGGTTGAGCGTGGCGGAACGGCGCGGGGAACTGCTGCGGGCTGCCGTCGAGCAGATCGAGGCCCGCGGTGTGGCGGCGGTCAGGATCGCGGACGTGGCCTCGGCGCTCGGTGTGAGCAACGCGCTGGTGCTCTATCACTTCTCGACGAAGGAGAAGCTGGTCGCCGCCGCGTTCCGGCACGCGGCGGAGGCGGACCTCGCCCATCTGCGCAAACTGCTCGGCCGCCGTACGTCGGCACTGCGCCGGCTGCGGTCGGCCGTTCGGTGGTACGCCCCGACCGGCCAGGCCAAGGGCTGGCGGTTGTGGATCGAGGGCTGGGCGGCGGCGCTGCGCGAGCCCGCGCTGCGGGAGGTCACCCAGGAGCTCGACAGGCAGTGGAAGGCGGCCCTCGCCGAGGTCATCACGGAGGGCCTGGCGGCCGGCGAGTTCCACTGCCCCGACCCGCACGGCACGGCCCTCCGCCTCACCGCCCTCCTCGACGGCCTGGCCGTCCAGCTGACGTCCTACGCGGGCGGGGTGCCGCGGGCACGGGCGCAGGAGTGGGCCGAGGAAGCCCTGGCTCGTGAACTGGGCCTGGAGCCGGCGGCCTTGACTCGCCCCTGA
- a CDS encoding XRE family transcriptional regulator produces the protein MSSSETERSSGAAPSADQAAGALPAVAPQLRALRRRASLTLEAAARAAGLSPAHLSRLETGQRQPSLPMLLALARVYGTTVAELLGETVAGRDAVVRAADMEPTAAGGWTYWRAGASGRGMQALRVHVPYGSQGDIVRVHPGEEWLHVLRGRLRLSLGDTTHRLAPGDSAHFDSLTPHRIAAQDPDGVELLFVHTLLQSPTAALCLGPTHGDGS, from the coding sequence ATGAGCTCCTCCGAGACCGAGCGGTCCTCCGGGGCCGCCCCGTCGGCTGACCAGGCGGCCGGTGCGCTGCCCGCCGTCGCGCCGCAGCTGCGTGCACTGCGGCGCCGGGCTTCCCTGACCCTGGAGGCCGCGGCCCGCGCCGCCGGGCTGTCGCCCGCCCATCTCTCCCGCCTGGAGACCGGGCAGCGCCAGCCCTCCCTGCCGATGCTGCTCGCGCTCGCCCGCGTCTACGGTACGACCGTCGCCGAGCTGCTCGGCGAAACGGTCGCCGGCCGGGACGCCGTCGTCCGCGCGGCCGACATGGAACCGACCGCTGCGGGTGGCTGGACGTACTGGCGAGCCGGCGCCTCCGGGCGCGGGATGCAGGCCCTGCGCGTCCACGTCCCGTACGGTTCCCAGGGCGACATCGTGCGCGTCCACCCCGGCGAGGAGTGGCTCCATGTGCTCCGGGGACGGCTGCGGCTGAGCCTCGGCGACACCACGCACCGGCTCGCGCCCGGCGACAGCGCCCACTTCGACTCGCTGACCCCGCACCGGATCGCCGCCCAGGACCCGGACGGCGTCGAGCTGCTCTTCGTCCACACCCTCTTGCAGAGCCCCACGGCCGCCCTGTGCCTGGGCCCCACCCATGGAGACGGGTCATGA
- a CDS encoding SGNH/GDSL hydrolase family protein, translating into MIGSYVAVGDSFTEGVGDPGPDGAFVGWADRFAVLLADRRPEGDFQYTNLAVRGKLLDQIVADQVPRAVEMAPDLVSFCAGGNDILRPGTDPDEVAERFERALVRLTAVSGTVMVTTGFDTRGVPVLKHLRGKIATYNGHVRAIADRYGCPVLDLWSLRSVQDRRAWDSDRLHLSPEGHTRVALRAGQVLGLEVPADPEQPWPPLPARGPLEIRRDDVHWAREFLVPWIGRRLRGESSGDHVTAKGALSPEDIRRRIASAA; encoded by the coding sequence GTGATCGGGTCGTACGTTGCGGTGGGGGACAGCTTCACCGAGGGCGTCGGTGATCCCGGCCCCGACGGGGCGTTCGTCGGCTGGGCCGACCGGTTCGCCGTCCTGCTCGCCGACCGCCGGCCCGAAGGCGACTTCCAGTACACCAACCTCGCCGTGCGCGGGAAGCTCCTCGACCAGATCGTGGCGGACCAGGTTCCGCGGGCCGTCGAAATGGCCCCGGACCTCGTCTCGTTCTGCGCCGGGGGCAACGACATCCTCCGGCCCGGCACCGACCCGGACGAGGTGGCCGAGCGTTTCGAGCGGGCCCTCGTGCGGCTCACCGCCGTTTCCGGCACGGTGATGGTGACGACCGGGTTCGATACTCGTGGGGTGCCCGTGCTCAAGCATCTGCGGGGCAAGATCGCGACGTACAACGGGCATGTGCGCGCCATCGCCGACCGGTACGGCTGTCCGGTGCTCGACCTGTGGTCCCTGCGCAGTGTCCAGGACCGCAGGGCGTGGGACTCCGACCGGCTGCACCTGTCGCCCGAGGGGCACACGCGGGTGGCGCTCCGCGCGGGGCAGGTGCTCGGACTGGAGGTTCCGGCCGACCCGGAGCAGCCGTGGCCGCCGCTGCCGGCGCGAGGGCCTCTCGAAATTCGGCGGGACGACGTGCACTGGGCGCGGGAGTTTCTGGTGCCGTGGATCGGGCGGCGGCTGCGTGGGGAGTCGTCCGGAGATCATGTGACGGCCAAGGGGGCTCTGTCGCCGGAGGACATCAGGAGGCGGATCGCTTCGGCGGCGTGA
- the dxs gene encoding 1-deoxy-D-xylulose-5-phosphate synthase, whose product MTILESIRGPRDLKALSEAELDELSDEIREFLVHAVARTGGHLGPNLGVVELTVALHRVFESPVDRILWDTGHQSYVHKLLTGRQDFSKLRGKGGLSGYPSREESEHDVIENSHASTSLGWADGLAKACQVRGEKGHVVAVIGDGALTGGMAWEALNNIAAAKNRPLIIVVNDNERSYAPTIGGLANHLATLRTTDGYERVLAWGKDVLQATPLVGNTLYEALHGAKKGFKDAFAPQGLFEDLGLKYVGPIDGHDIGAVESALRRAKRFHGPVLVHCLTEKGRGYEPALAHEEDHFHTVGVMNPLTCEPLSPTGGPSWTSVFGEEIVRIGEERDDVVAITAAMLHPVGLGRFAERFPDRVWDVGIAEQHAAVSAAGLATGGLHPVVAVYATFLNRAFDQLLMDVALHRCGVTFVLDRAGVTGVDGPSHNGVWDMSVLQVVPGLRIAAPRDADQMRAQLREAVAVDDAPTLLRFPKESVGPAIPAVDRVGGLDVLHRASKPQVLLVAVGVMAPVCLQAAELLEARGIGCTVVDPRWVKPVDPALPGLAAEHRLVAVVEDNSRAAGVGSAVALALGDAEVDVPLRRFGIPEQFLAHAKRGEVLADIGLTPVEVAGRIGASLTVKEELPKEPQE is encoded by the coding sequence GTGACGATTCTGGAGAGCATCCGGGGACCACGCGACCTGAAGGCGCTGTCCGAGGCGGAACTCGACGAACTGTCCGACGAGATCAGGGAGTTCCTGGTGCACGCGGTCGCCAGGACCGGGGGCCATCTGGGGCCCAACCTGGGGGTGGTGGAGCTCACCGTCGCCCTGCACCGGGTCTTCGAGTCGCCGGTCGACCGCATCCTGTGGGACACCGGCCACCAGAGCTACGTCCACAAACTGCTGACCGGACGCCAGGACTTCTCCAAGCTGCGCGGCAAGGGCGGCCTGTCCGGCTACCCCTCGCGCGAGGAGTCCGAGCACGACGTCATCGAGAACAGCCACGCCTCCACCTCGCTCGGCTGGGCCGACGGGCTCGCCAAGGCCTGCCAGGTGCGCGGGGAGAAGGGACATGTCGTCGCGGTGATCGGCGACGGAGCCCTGACCGGCGGCATGGCCTGGGAGGCGCTGAACAACATCGCGGCCGCCAAGAACCGGCCGCTGATCATCGTCGTCAACGACAACGAACGCTCCTACGCCCCGACCATAGGCGGTCTCGCCAACCACCTCGCGACGCTGCGCACGACCGACGGCTACGAGCGGGTCCTGGCCTGGGGCAAGGACGTGCTCCAGGCCACGCCCCTGGTCGGCAACACCCTCTACGAGGCCCTGCACGGCGCGAAGAAGGGCTTCAAGGACGCGTTCGCCCCGCAGGGCCTGTTCGAGGACCTGGGCCTGAAGTACGTCGGCCCGATCGACGGGCACGACATCGGTGCCGTGGAGTCCGCGCTGCGGCGCGCCAAACGCTTCCACGGACCGGTCCTCGTCCACTGCCTCACGGAGAAGGGCCGCGGCTACGAACCGGCCCTCGCCCACGAGGAGGACCACTTCCACACCGTCGGCGTCATGAATCCGCTGACCTGCGAGCCGCTCTCGCCGACGGGCGGCCCCTCCTGGACCTCCGTGTTCGGCGAGGAGATCGTCAGGATCGGAGAGGAGCGGGACGACGTGGTCGCGATAACCGCCGCCATGCTCCATCCGGTCGGCCTGGGCCGGTTCGCCGAACGGTTCCCGGACCGGGTGTGGGACGTGGGAATCGCCGAGCAGCACGCGGCCGTGTCCGCGGCGGGCCTGGCGACCGGCGGCCTGCACCCGGTCGTCGCCGTCTACGCCACCTTCCTCAACCGCGCCTTCGACCAGCTCCTGATGGACGTGGCCCTGCACCGCTGCGGGGTGACCTTCGTGCTGGACCGGGCCGGTGTCACCGGCGTCGACGGGCCCTCCCACAACGGCGTGTGGGACATGTCCGTCCTCCAGGTCGTCCCCGGCCTCAGGATCGCGGCGCCGCGCGACGCCGACCAGATGCGCGCCCAGCTGCGCGAGGCCGTCGCCGTCGACGACGCGCCGACCCTGCTGCGCTTCCCGAAGGAGTCCGTCGGCCCGGCGATCCCGGCCGTGGACCGGGTGGGCGGACTGGACGTGCTGCACCGCGCTTCCAAGCCGCAGGTCCTGCTGGTGGCCGTGGGCGTGATGGCGCCCGTATGCCTCCAGGCCGCCGAGCTGCTCGAAGCCCGCGGCATCGGCTGCACCGTCGTCGACCCCCGCTGGGTCAAGCCCGTCGACCCGGCGCTCCCGGGCCTCGCCGCCGAACACCGCCTGGTCGCCGTCGTCGAGGACAACAGCCGGGCGGCCGGGGTCGGCTCGGCCGTGGCGCTGGCCCTGGGCGATGCCGAGGTCGACGTCCCCCTACGGCGCTTCGGGATCCCGGAGCAGTTCCTCGCGCACGCCAAGCGGGGCGAGGTGCTCGCCGACATCGGCCTGACACCCGTCGAGGTCGCCGGACGGATCGGCGCGAGCCTGACCGTGAAGGAAGAGCTGCCCAAGGAGCCACAGGAATGA
- a CDS encoding DUF6126 family protein, with product MKDMEEKFPRALWVRLFIYLVVGHIFAAFVYFLFEAGAR from the coding sequence ATGAAGGACATGGAGGAGAAGTTCCCCCGCGCCCTGTGGGTGCGGCTGTTCATCTACCTCGTGGTGGGGCACATCTTCGCCGCTTTCGTGTACTTCCTGTTCGAGGCAGGGGCCCGCTAG
- a CDS encoding alpha-galactosidase, producing the protein MLDISEDGRTWVLSGPTSSYAVHVTDRDELLHLHWGPRIGLADAEALAVRPLPDYWPFESPLDGREEYPVEGGPRFVRPALSVRTPERRGTEWTYEGHDADGEGGELRLRFSDGDLTITLHYRMRFSTDVVERWVTLDNHGPAVEVLRADSATWTLPDRDAWRLSQLHGRWGAESRLERSVLAHGEKVIGSRRGHTGHQHLPWVALDTDATEERGEVYGCALGWSGSWRIAVAQLPDARVQITGGAGYDDSGLLMLGTGESYTSPVFAGLWSDGGFGGASRAWHAYQRAYVIPDAGQDRPVLFNSWEATEFDISEEQQRALAERAAAMGVELFVVDDGWFGARTSDRAGLGDWTPNPDRFPGGLKPLADHVHGLGMRFGIWVEPEMVNPDSDLYRAHPDWVQYQPGRKRTEFRNQLVLNLAREDVQEYLWQRLDGLLSSAPIDYVKWDFNRCFTDAGWPDDPYPQRLWVDHVHALYALLDRLRAAHPGVAFESCSGGGGRIDLGVLGRTDQVWTSDNTDPLDRLAIQHGFSQIHPARVMAAWVTDSPNAMLNHRASSLRFRFVSAMAGVLGVGGDLTRWTEEELAGARDWVKLYKEIRPVVQRGDLYRLRPPEGGLSAVQYVLGDETVVLAWLQAQRYGEPVPALRLRCLDPTASYECLETGEVHRGAVLLHHGLRVGLRGDLDATVVRLKRK; encoded by the coding sequence ATGCTGGACATCTCCGAAGACGGTCGTACGTGGGTGCTCTCGGGGCCGACCAGTAGTTACGCCGTCCATGTCACCGACCGCGACGAGCTGCTGCACCTGCACTGGGGCCCCCGGATCGGCCTCGCCGACGCCGAGGCCCTCGCCGTCCGGCCGCTGCCGGACTACTGGCCCTTCGAGTCCCCGCTCGACGGGCGCGAGGAGTATCCGGTCGAGGGAGGTCCCCGTTTCGTGCGGCCCGCCCTGTCCGTACGCACCCCGGAGCGGCGCGGCACCGAGTGGACCTACGAGGGGCATGACGCCGACGGCGAGGGCGGTGAGCTGCGGCTGCGCTTCAGTGACGGTGACCTGACCATCACGCTGCACTACCGGATGCGCTTCTCGACGGACGTCGTCGAGCGCTGGGTGACCCTCGACAACCACGGACCCGCCGTCGAGGTGCTGCGCGCCGACTCCGCCACCTGGACCCTGCCCGACCGCGACGCCTGGCGGCTGTCCCAGCTGCACGGCCGCTGGGGCGCCGAGTCCCGGCTGGAGCGCTCCGTCCTCGCTCACGGAGAGAAGGTCATCGGCAGCCGCCGCGGCCACACCGGTCACCAGCACCTGCCGTGGGTCGCGCTCGACACCGACGCGACCGAGGAGCGCGGCGAGGTGTACGGATGCGCCCTGGGCTGGTCCGGCTCCTGGCGGATCGCAGTGGCCCAACTCCCGGACGCGCGCGTGCAGATCACCGGCGGGGCCGGCTACGACGACTCGGGCCTGCTGATGCTGGGCACGGGGGAGTCGTACACGTCCCCGGTCTTCGCCGGGCTCTGGAGCGACGGCGGTTTCGGCGGGGCGAGCCGCGCCTGGCACGCCTACCAGCGGGCGTACGTGATCCCGGACGCCGGCCAGGACCGGCCGGTGCTGTTCAACTCCTGGGAGGCCACCGAGTTCGACATCTCCGAGGAGCAGCAGCGGGCACTCGCCGAGCGGGCCGCCGCCATGGGTGTCGAGCTGTTCGTGGTCGACGACGGCTGGTTCGGGGCGCGCACCAGCGACCGGGCCGGGCTAGGCGACTGGACCCCCAACCCCGACCGCTTCCCGGGCGGCCTCAAGCCGCTCGCCGACCATGTGCACGGCCTCGGCATGCGGTTCGGGATCTGGGTCGAGCCGGAGATGGTCAACCCGGACAGTGACCTGTACCGCGCGCACCCGGACTGGGTGCAGTACCAACCGGGACGAAAGCGGACGGAGTTCCGTAATCAGCTCGTACTGAACCTCGCCCGCGAGGACGTCCAGGAGTACCTCTGGCAGCGGCTCGACGGACTCCTCTCCAGCGCCCCGATCGACTACGTCAAGTGGGACTTCAACCGCTGCTTCACCGACGCCGGCTGGCCGGACGACCCCTACCCGCAGCGGCTGTGGGTCGACCACGTCCACGCCCTGTACGCCCTGTTGGACCGACTGCGGGCCGCCCACCCAGGGGTGGCATTCGAATCCTGCTCGGGAGGCGGCGGCCGGATCGACCTCGGTGTGCTCGGCCGCACGGACCAGGTGTGGACCTCGGACAACACCGACCCGCTCGACCGGCTCGCCATCCAGCACGGCTTCAGCCAGATCCATCCGGCCCGGGTCATGGCCGCCTGGGTCACCGACAGCCCGAACGCCATGCTCAACCACCGGGCCAGTTCCCTGCGGTTCCGGTTCGTCAGTGCCATGGCCGGGGTGCTCGGTGTCGGCGGCGACCTCACGCGGTGGACGGAGGAGGAGCTCGCCGGGGCGCGGGACTGGGTGAAGCTCTACAAGGAGATCCGGCCCGTGGTGCAGCGCGGCGACCTGTACCGGCTGCGCCCGCCGGAGGGGGGCCTGAGCGCCGTGCAGTACGTCCTCGGTGACGAGACCGTCGTCCTCGCCTGGCTCCAGGCGCAGCGCTACGGCGAGCCCGTTCCGGCGCTCCGGCTGCGGTGCCTGGACCCCACGGCATCGTACGAATGCCTCGAAACGGGCGAAGTTCACCGGGGTGCCGTGCTGCTCCATCACGGGCTGCGGGTCGGTCTGCGCGGGGATCTGGACGCCACCGTCGTCCGGCTTAAGCGTAAGTAG
- a CDS encoding serine hydrolase domain-containing protein, with translation MSLTAARQDRPELQEAIQEIVDSGFTGVQLRVHDERGSWVGSAGVRKLGESAGPPANGRVRIGSNTKTFTATLALQLVAEGKIELDIPADDYLPGFELDRRITVRMLLQHTSGVFNFTGEYYDDGTFAPGIPATTAGREWVDNRFKTYRPEDLVRLALSKPARFEPGTDWSYSNTNYVLARLLIEKVTGRSLAEEMHRLILGPLGLSDTVVPDTSPEIPEPHTHAYYRVEDAGRRKTVDVTRQNPSWISTGGDMISTAQDLHTFISALMTGKLLPAPLLAEMRTPHPKTGYGLGVFVQDAGENGGTVITHNGGMAGHAALMYSTPDASRTLTAALNYVDDAALSMAEAFQKATQRLVKEVFGRGVPSRVS, from the coding sequence ATGTCTCTCACCGCTGCCCGGCAGGATCGCCCGGAGTTGCAGGAGGCCATTCAGGAGATCGTCGATTCCGGATTCACCGGGGTGCAGTTGCGCGTGCACGACGAACGTGGCTCATGGGTCGGCAGTGCCGGGGTGCGCAAGCTGGGCGAGAGCGCCGGGCCGCCGGCCAACGGGCGGGTCCGGATCGGCAGCAACACCAAGACCTTCACCGCGACCCTGGCGCTGCAACTGGTGGCCGAGGGCAAGATCGAGCTGGACATCCCGGCGGATGACTACCTGCCCGGGTTCGAGCTGGACCGGCGGATCACGGTGCGGATGCTGCTCCAGCACACCAGCGGGGTGTTCAACTTCACCGGCGAGTACTACGACGACGGGACGTTCGCGCCGGGGATCCCCGCCACGACCGCGGGCCGGGAGTGGGTGGACAACCGGTTCAAGACCTACCGGCCGGAGGACCTGGTACGGCTGGCATTGTCCAAGCCGGCGCGGTTCGAGCCGGGGACGGACTGGAGCTACTCCAACACCAACTACGTGCTGGCCAGGCTGCTGATCGAGAAGGTCACCGGCCGCTCGCTGGCCGAGGAGATGCACCGGCTGATCCTGGGGCCGCTCGGGCTGTCGGACACCGTGGTGCCGGATACCAGCCCGGAGATCCCCGAACCGCACACCCACGCCTACTACCGGGTCGAGGACGCCGGCCGGCGGAAGACGGTCGACGTCACCCGCCAGAACCCCTCCTGGATCTCCACTGGCGGAGACATGATCTCGACGGCCCAGGACCTCCACACGTTCATCTCCGCCCTGATGACCGGCAAGCTCCTGCCGGCGCCGCTGCTGGCCGAGATGCGCACACCGCATCCCAAGACCGGCTACGGGCTGGGGGTGTTCGTGCAGGACGCGGGCGAGAACGGCGGCACCGTCATCACCCACAACGGCGGCATGGCCGGCCACGCGGCGCTGATGTACAGCACGCCCGACGCCAGCAGGACCCTGACCGCCGCGCTGAACTATGTCGACGACGCCGCGCTGTCCATGGCAGAGGCGTTCCAGAAGGCGACGCAGAGGCTCGTCAAGGAGGTGTTCGGCCGCGGCGTCCCCTCCCGCGTGAGCTGA